The Bos javanicus breed banteng chromosome 11, ARS-OSU_banteng_1.0, whole genome shotgun sequence genome includes a window with the following:
- the GKN1 gene encoding gastrokine-1 encodes MKFTIVFAGLLGIFLTPTLANYDISVNDNNNSGGSGQQSVSVNNEHGVANVDNNNGWDSWNSLWDYGSGFAVIRPFKKKLCIVHKMNKEVMPSIQALDMLAKKNKLQGRGPEGPPPKSLIYSVKPDKVNNLDQFGKSVVTMCKGIPTYMAEEIQGANLILYPEKCFNVDILWILNISLCEEAMEN; translated from the exons ATTGTCTTTGCTGGACTTcttggcatcttcctgactcctACTCTTGCTAACTAT GATATCAGTGTTAATGATAACAACAACAGTGGTGGAAGTGGGCAGCAGTCAGTGAGTGTCAACAATGAACATGGCGTGGCCAATGTTGACAATAACAATGGATGGGACTCCTGGAACTCCCTCTGGGATTACGGAAGT GGCTTTGCTGTCATCAGACCCTTTAAGAAGAAGTTGTGCATTGTGCACAAAATGAACAAGGAAGTCATGCCCTCTATTCAAGCCCTTGATATGCTGGCCAAGAAAAACAAG CTTCAGGGTAGAGGACCAGAGGGACCACCTCCCAAGAGCCTGATCTACTCAGTCAAGCCTGACAAAGTCAACAACCTGGACCAGTTTGGGAAATCCGTTGTTACCATGTGCAAGGGGATTCCAACATACATGGCTGAAGAGATTCAGG GAGCAAACCTGATTCTGTACCCAGAAAAGTGCTTCAATGTTGATATACTCTGGATTCTGAACATTTCCTTATGTGAAGAAGCAAtggagaactaa